AGATGACTTTAAAACCTGCCCCCATTGGTAACGGGTATACTTTTGTCAGAGTTGACTTGGAAGGAGCACCAGTTATTGAAGCAGATGCTAACTATGTGGTAAACACCCAACGAGGCACAGTACTTGAAAAGAAAGGGGTCAAAATACAAACTTGTGAGCACGTATTGGCATCGCTGGTGGGAATGAATCTGGACAACGTTATCATTGAACTGAACGCTTCCGAGCCTCCAATTATGGACGGTTCAGCAAAGTACTTTGTAGAAGCCATCGCACAAGCCGGATTGCAAGAACAAGACGCACCACGTGAAGAATATATCGTCAAAGAGGTAATCTCATACGTCAATGAAGAAACAGGAAGCGAAATCACAATCATTCCAGCTGAAGAATACCAAGTAACCACTATGGTTGATTTCGGAACGAAAGTGTTGGGTACTCAAAACGCATACTTAAATAAATTATCCGAATTCAAAGACGAAATTGCCAACTCGCGTACCTTTAGCTTTTTACACGAACTCGAAATGCTTATTGACCACGGTTTAATTAAAGGTGGTGATTTGAACAATGCTATCGTTTATGTAGATAAAGAACTCTCGCAAGAGACTATGCAAAAGCTCAAAAAAGTATTCAATAAAGAAGAAATTTCAGTTAAGGCAAACGGAATTTTAGACAATTTGGAGCTACACTACCCTAACGAAGCTGCCCGTCATAAGCTTTTGGATGTAATTGGTGATTTGGCACTTGTGGGTACTCGCATCCGTGGGAAGGTCATTGCTACCAAGCCTGGGCATTTTACCAATACCCAGTTTGCTAAAAAACTTTCGAAAATCATTAAAAACGAACGCCGAAATAACGTTCCTCTCATCGATATCAATCAACAACCGTTGTACGATACCGTTGAAATTATGCGGTTGTTACCTCACCGTCCGCCGTTTTTGTTAGTAGATAAAATCTTCGAACTTTCCGACAAGCACGTAGTGGGATTGAAGAACGTTACGATGAATGAGCCATTCTTCGAAGGGCACTTCCCAGGAGCTCCGGTAATGCCCGGTGTTCTTCAAATTGAAGCAATGGCGCAAACTGGAGGTATCCTTATTTTGAGTACAGTTCCTGACCCCGAGAATTACTTGACCTATTTTATGAAAATAGATAACGTTAAGTTTAAAGTACAGGTAAAACCTGGTGATACTCTTATCTTCAAGTTGGAACTCATTACCCCTATCCGTCGTGGAATTTGCCATATGCAAGCGTATGCGTACGTTAACGGAAAGCTGGCAACCGAAGCCGAACTGATGGCACAAATTGTAAAAGTAAAATAAAAGAAGCAAATGAATCAGCCTTTAGCATACGTTCACCCTGGAGCGAAGATAGCAAAAAATGTAGTCATTGAGCCTTTTGCTGTAATTCATAATAATGTGGTTATCGGTGAAGGAAGTTGGATTGGCTCTAATGTTACCATTATGGAAGGGGCACGAATCGGAAAGAACTGCAGCATATACCCAGGAGCAGTCATTTCAGCTAACCCGCAAGACCTTAAATATCAAGGAGAGGAAACCACTACCCACATCGGCGACAATACCACGATAAGAGAGTGCGTTACCATAAACAAAGGAACGGCAGACAGAATGAAAACCGTCGTGGGGGCGAATTGCCTCATTATGGCATACTCACACATCGCACACGATTGCATCGTGGGGGATAATTGCATCTTTTCAAACGGCACTACACTAGCAGGGCACATCACTGTGGGTAATCACGTTATTATGGCGGGAATGACTGCCGTGCATCAGTTTTGTTCCATCGGGAATTATGCTTTTGTAACCGGAGGTTCGCTGGTGAGAAAAGACGTACCACCTTTTGTAAAAGCGGCGCGTGAACCGTTATCTTATGTAGGGATAAACTCCGTAGGGCTTCGCAGAAGAGGATTTTCTACCGATAAAATCCGTGAAATACAAGACATTTATCGTATCCTATACCAGAAAAACTACAACAACTCTCAAGCATTACGCATCATTGAAGCTGAAATGGAAGCCACCCCTGAGCGTGATGAAATTCTGCAATTTGTACGTGATTCACAACGCGGAATTATGAAAGGATACAGCGCTAATATCTAGTTTCTTTTAAGAAAAAACGTATTGATTACCAAACTTAATCCCAAATCAAAGGAAGTACTATGCCTTTGAGTTACTGATTGAGCTTAGCGCGTTGGTATTTTATAAAAGAAAAAAGACAAATAACCATTAGGCAAAGGCTTGGGGTTAATCATTGAAATCAAAATATAAAAGTAGTATAATAATTAAAAATTTATAAAATTGTAATTTAAAATGGCATCAACTTCAGACATTAGAAAAGGATTGTGTATTCGTTTCAACCACGATATTTATAAAATCATCGAATTCTTACACGTAAAACCTGGAAAAGGTCCTGCTTTTGTAAGAACCAAATTAAAAAGTGTTACCACTGGAAAGACCATTGACAATACCTTTTCAGCAGGACATAAAATTGATGACGTTCGCGTAGAGACGCGTTCTTTCCAATACTTATACGAAGAAGGCGAGCAATTTATCTTTATGGACAATGAAGATTTCAATCAAGTTGCTATCAGAAAGGATATGCTTGAAACTCCTGAACTTTTAAAAGAGGGAGAAACGGTAATGATTTTATTTAACGCAGAAGATGAATCGCCTCTTTCTGTTGAAATGCCTTCGCACGTTATCTTAGAAGTTACTCACGTAGAGCCCGGAGTAAAAGGGAATACAGCTACCAATGCCACCAAACCAGCTACAGTAGAAACAGGTGCTATGGTAAACGTTCCTTTATTTATCAACGAAGGCGATAAGATAAAAATAGAAACTGAGAAAGGTACCTACGTAGAGCGTATTAAGGAATAATAAGATTTGTATATATTTAAATGGTTCGATAACGTCTGTTGTTAGGTACTCTAATTAACAGACGTTTTTGTTTATCATAAATAAAAAACGGAAAAATAGTATAAGAATATTTTTTTTATATTGTTGTCAAGCTTAATAAAGTCGAAGCCTTATCAAAGAAAAAGTATCAAATATCAAGAACAAAGTAAGAAAAATCAAATAACAAGAAATATCATTTGAAATAAAACTAAAATTTCATTTTTTATACAATTACTAACTAGTAATAAAAATAAAATACCAGTATTTAAAAAATAAAAACATTTTAATCAACATCAAATTAAATTTATTGAAACATAAAGTCATTTTAATCAATCATTACTTAAAGTAATTACGAAAAATAAATTTTATAATCAACTTTCATCATAAGTGATTAAAAACTCAAAAAACTTTAATAAACCAATAAGTAGATTTATTAGAAAACAAAAATATATAATCACTCACAGTTTTGATTTATGATAAAACTTAATCTTTTTAATAAATTTAATCTATATGAAATTAAAAATTTATTTTTATAAATTAAAAATTATTATTTGATAAGTATTTTAAATTATATTTAATAATAAACACACAAAAATTAGCTTATTTTGTTTTTTTAATCATTTTTTTTATCATTATATTTGTAACTAGATATTTTAAAATACATTCCTTAACTAAAAAAATGATTACTTATGAAAGCAGGACTAGCAAAACTATCAACCAAAGAATTAGCAACACTTGCTGAACAAGCTATCAATGCTGCTAAACAATCCCATCTTGAAGAAGTCAAAGCACATCCTTTTCTGATACAATTAGAAGAGGTATATGCCGAATATGTATCAGTACTCTCAAAGAGCACCTATAGCGGAAAAGGAAAATCGGTAGCTCTTTCTGATAAGCAGCGTAACGTAGCTTTTAGAGCATTACGATTGGTTGTAGAAGCTTATACTTTGCTTGAAAACAATCCGAAAGCTAAAGATGCTCAAGAACTATTGAGTATTATAAAAAACTACGGGCTTAATCTGAATAAACTTAGTTATTCCGAGCAGACAGCTCAACTTAATAAACTCATCGAAAATTTTGAAAAATCTGAAAATATCAGTAAGCTCAACCAAATTTCAGCGACACTATTTTTCGATGCTTTAAAAGAAGCACAAAACAATTTTAAAACTCTTTTTGATGAACAAGTAATTGCTAATGCAAAACTTAGAAAGCAAAAAAATGCCTCTATTTTGCGGAAAGATTTAGAGAAAAATCTTAAACGTTTCTTGGATTACGTAACCCTTATGATGGACATTGCTCAATGGAAACCTTTTTACAATCAGCTTAATGAATATGTAAAAGCAGCCAAAAAGACAAACTCCTCAAAAAATGATACTACTGCTTCGGTAGCAGAACAATAAAATATTTATAAATCATATCAAACAGCAGAAAAGAATAAAACAACAAAAACATTTACTCATCTTTATAATCAATTGGAAATTAGAATATCATATAAATCGTAAAAAATTGTTTTTTAGTTTTATAGAACAAAAAAATAGATCATATCCTTAATTAAAAAAGAAATAAAGGGATTAAAAAAAAATAAAATCCTAATTAAATAATATTAAAAAATTTATTATAGTAAATATTTATGAGTTATCTGATAAAACCCAAAGCCTACAAACCTATTTTAGATTTGCAGCAAACAGAGTTGGGAATCCAAAAAATAAAGGATTTTTTTCAAGCGAATTTATCTGCCGAGTTAAGGCTAAGACGCGTAACTGCTCCGCTTTTTGTTTTGAAAGGTACAGGGCTTAACGACGATTTAAATGGTATAGAACGCGCCGTTAACTTCCCAATCAAAGATATGCAGGAAACTCGTGCCGAAGTAGTGCATTCTCTGGCAAAGTGGAAAAGAGTAACCTTAGCAGATTACCAAATTGAGCAAGGCTACGGTATTTATACGGATATGAACGCTATTCGCGCAGATGAAGAATTAGGCAACTTACACTCACTATATGTTGACCAATGGGACTGGGAGCTTGTCATCAATAAAGAACAAAGAAACGTATCCTTTCTCAAGGCTATCGTTCGTCGTATCTATGCAACCTTACTCCGCACAGAGTACTTAGTGTGCGAAAGCTTCTCACAAATAAAGCCCATACTTCCTGAAGAAATTCATTTCATTCACGCTGAAGAATTGTTACAGAAATATCCGAATTTATCTCCAAAGGAACGCGAAGCAGCCATTGCAAAAGAATATAAAGCAGTATTCATTATGGGAATAGGTGGAACACTCAGCCACGGTGAAAAGCACGACGGACGTGCCCCCGATTACGACGATTGGAGTACCCCTTCCGAAGAAAATTTTAAAGGACTCAACGGAGATATTATCCTTTGGAACCCTATACTAGAATTACCTTTTGAAATTTCTTCAATGGGTATTCGAGTAGATAAAGAAGCTTTGTTACATCAGTTAAAGTTAGAAGGCAAAGAGGATAGACTTAACCTCTATTTTCATAAAAGACTAATGGATGATTCTTTACCTCTGTCTATCGGTGGAGGAATAGGGCAATCGCGTCTTTGTATGTTTTTACTACACAAAGCACACATTGGTGAAATACAAGCTAGTATCTGGCCAGAGCAAATGTATCAGCAGTGTGAAGCTTTAAATATTCCGTTAATTAAATAAATGTATTGAAATGAAATTTCCGCAA
This genomic window from Capnocytophaga canimorsus contains:
- the lpxA gene encoding acyl-ACP--UDP-N-acetylglucosamine O-acyltransferase encodes the protein MNQPLAYVHPGAKIAKNVVIEPFAVIHNNVVIGEGSWIGSNVTIMEGARIGKNCSIYPGAVISANPQDLKYQGEETTTHIGDNTTIRECVTINKGTADRMKTVVGANCLIMAYSHIAHDCIVGDNCIFSNGTTLAGHITVGNHVIMAGMTAVHQFCSIGNYAFVTGGSLVRKDVPPFVKAAREPLSYVGINSVGLRRRGFSTDKIREIQDIYRILYQKNYNNSQALRIIEAEMEATPERDEILQFVRDSQRGIMKGYSANI
- the efp gene encoding elongation factor P, whose product is MASTSDIRKGLCIRFNHDIYKIIEFLHVKPGKGPAFVRTKLKSVTTGKTIDNTFSAGHKIDDVRVETRSFQYLYEEGEQFIFMDNEDFNQVAIRKDMLETPELLKEGETVMILFNAEDESPLSVEMPSHVILEVTHVEPGVKGNTATNATKPATVETGAMVNVPLFINEGDKIKIETEKGTYVERIKE
- the asnA gene encoding aspartate--ammonia ligase; this encodes MSYLIKPKAYKPILDLQQTELGIQKIKDFFQANLSAELRLRRVTAPLFVLKGTGLNDDLNGIERAVNFPIKDMQETRAEVVHSLAKWKRVTLADYQIEQGYGIYTDMNAIRADEELGNLHSLYVDQWDWELVINKEQRNVSFLKAIVRRIYATLLRTEYLVCESFSQIKPILPEEIHFIHAEELLQKYPNLSPKEREAAIAKEYKAVFIMGIGGTLSHGEKHDGRAPDYDDWSTPSEENFKGLNGDIILWNPILELPFEISSMGIRVDKEALLHQLKLEGKEDRLNLYFHKRLMDDSLPLSIGGGIGQSRLCMFLLHKAHIGEIQASIWPEQMYQQCEALNIPLIK
- a CDS encoding bifunctional UDP-3-O-[3-hydroxymyristoyl] N-acetylglucosamine deacetylase/3-hydroxyacyl-ACP dehydratase, producing the protein MVKQNTLAKEISLEGVGLHTGQHVKMTLKPAPIGNGYTFVRVDLEGAPVIEADANYVVNTQRGTVLEKKGVKIQTCEHVLASLVGMNLDNVIIELNASEPPIMDGSAKYFVEAIAQAGLQEQDAPREEYIVKEVISYVNEETGSEITIIPAEEYQVTTMVDFGTKVLGTQNAYLNKLSEFKDEIANSRTFSFLHELEMLIDHGLIKGGDLNNAIVYVDKELSQETMQKLKKVFNKEEISVKANGILDNLELHYPNEAARHKLLDVIGDLALVGTRIRGKVIATKPGHFTNTQFAKKLSKIIKNERRNNVPLIDINQQPLYDTVEIMRLLPHRPPFLLVDKIFELSDKHVVGLKNVTMNEPFFEGHFPGAPVMPGVLQIEAMAQTGGILILSTVPDPENYLTYFMKIDNVKFKVQVKPGDTLIFKLELITPIRRGICHMQAYAYVNGKLATEAELMAQIVKVK
- a CDS encoding DUF6261 family protein — encoded protein: MKAGLAKLSTKELATLAEQAINAAKQSHLEEVKAHPFLIQLEEVYAEYVSVLSKSTYSGKGKSVALSDKQRNVAFRALRLVVEAYTLLENNPKAKDAQELLSIIKNYGLNLNKLSYSEQTAQLNKLIENFEKSENISKLNQISATLFFDALKEAQNNFKTLFDEQVIANAKLRKQKNASILRKDLEKNLKRFLDYVTLMMDIAQWKPFYNQLNEYVKAAKKTNSSKNDTTASVAEQ